Proteins encoded by one window of Mus musculus strain C57BL/6J chromosome 10, GRCm38.p6 C57BL/6J:
- the Phyhipl gene encoding phytanoyl-CoA hydroxylase-interacting protein-like isoform X1: MENTQVTRETRTYGEERGNKSQDSGIAEMEELPVPHNIKINNITCDSFKISWDMDSKSKDRITHYFIDLNKKENKNSNKFKHKDVPTKLVAKAVPLPMTVRGHWFLSPRTEYTVAVQTASKQVDGDYVVSEWSEIIEFCTADYSKVHLTQLLEKADVIAGRMLKFSVFYRNQHKEYFDYVREHYGNAMQPSIKDNSGSHGSPISGKLEGIFFSCSTEFNTGKPPQDSPYGRYRFEIAAEKLFNPNTNLYFGDFYCMYTAYHYVILVIAPVGSPGDEFCKQRLPQLNSKDNNFLTCTEEDGVLVYHHAQDVILEVIYTDPVALSLGTVAEITGHQLMSLSTANAKKDPSCKTCNISVGR, translated from the exons GTAACAAATCACAAGACAGTGGCATAGCAGAGATGGAAGAGCTACCTGTCCCAcataacatcaaaataaataacaTCACATGTGACTCCTTCAAGATCTCATGGGATATGGACTCCAAGTCGAAGGACCGCATCACGCACTACTTCATTGACCTCaacaagaaagagaacaagaactcGAACAAGTTTAAACACAAG gATGTTCCAACAAAATTGGTGGCCAAAGCTGTTCCTTTGCCAATGACTGTTCGTGGACACTGGTTTTTGAGCCCAAGGACTGAGTATACAGTAGCGGTACAGACTGCCTCAAAACAGGTTGATGGTGATTACGTCGTGTCTGAATGGAGTGAGATTATAGAATTCTGTACAGCAG atTACTCCAAAGTTCATCTAACACAGCTGCTGGAGAAGGCTGACGTGATTGCAGGACGCATGCTTAAGTTCTCTGTTTTCTATCGGAACCAGCACAAAGAGTATTTTGACTATGTGAG aGAACACTATGGGAATGCTATGCAGCCTTCCATCAAGGATAACAGTGGTAGCCATGGCTCACCCATCAGTGGGAAACTGGAAGGCATCTTCTTCAGCTGCAGCACTGAGTTCAATACAGGGAAGCCACCCCAGGATTCACCATATGGAAGATACAGGTTTGAGATTGCAGCAGAAAAACTTTTCAACCCCAATACTAACTTATACTTTGGGGACTTCTACTGTATGTACACGGCTTATCATTATGTGATTCTTGTCATTGCCCCTGTGGGATCACCAGGAGATGAATTTTGTAAGCAGCGCCTTCCTCAACTAAATTCCAAGGATAATAATTTTTTGACCTGTACAGAAGAAGATGGGGTGCtggtgtaccaccacgcccaggaTGTCATTTTAGAAGTCATTTACACTGACCCTGTGGCTCTTTCCCTGGGCACCGTGGCAGAAATCACTGGTCATCAGCTCATGAGTTTGTCTACTGCAAATGCAAAGAAAGACCCCAGCTGCAAAACCTGTAACATCAGTGTCGGACGCTAA
- the Phyhipl gene encoding phytanoyl-CoA hydroxylase-interacting protein-like isoform 1 (isoform 1 is encoded by transcript variant 1): MEVPRLDHALSSPSSPCEEIKNLSLEAIQLCDRDGNKSQDSGIAEMEELPVPHNIKINNITCDSFKISWDMDSKSKDRITHYFIDLNKKENKNSNKFKHKDVPTKLVAKAVPLPMTVRGHWFLSPRTEYTVAVQTASKQVDGDYVVSEWSEIIEFCTADYSKVHLTQLLEKADVIAGRMLKFSVFYRNQHKEYFDYVREHYGNAMQPSIKDNSGSHGSPISGKLEGIFFSCSTEFNTGKPPQDSPYGRYRFEIAAEKLFNPNTNLYFGDFYCMYTAYHYVILVIAPVGSPGDEFCKQRLPQLNSKDNNFLTCTEEDGVLVYHHAQDVILEVIYTDPVALSLGTVAEITGHQLMSLSTANAKKDPSCKTCNISVGR, from the exons GTAACAAATCACAAGACAGTGGCATAGCAGAGATGGAAGAGCTACCTGTCCCAcataacatcaaaataaataacaTCACATGTGACTCCTTCAAGATCTCATGGGATATGGACTCCAAGTCGAAGGACCGCATCACGCACTACTTCATTGACCTCaacaagaaagagaacaagaactcGAACAAGTTTAAACACAAG gATGTTCCAACAAAATTGGTGGCCAAAGCTGTTCCTTTGCCAATGACTGTTCGTGGACACTGGTTTTTGAGCCCAAGGACTGAGTATACAGTAGCGGTACAGACTGCCTCAAAACAGGTTGATGGTGATTACGTCGTGTCTGAATGGAGTGAGATTATAGAATTCTGTACAGCAG atTACTCCAAAGTTCATCTAACACAGCTGCTGGAGAAGGCTGACGTGATTGCAGGACGCATGCTTAAGTTCTCTGTTTTCTATCGGAACCAGCACAAAGAGTATTTTGACTATGTGAG aGAACACTATGGGAATGCTATGCAGCCTTCCATCAAGGATAACAGTGGTAGCCATGGCTCACCCATCAGTGGGAAACTGGAAGGCATCTTCTTCAGCTGCAGCACTGAGTTCAATACAGGGAAGCCACCCCAGGATTCACCATATGGAAGATACAGGTTTGAGATTGCAGCAGAAAAACTTTTCAACCCCAATACTAACTTATACTTTGGGGACTTCTACTGTATGTACACGGCTTATCATTATGTGATTCTTGTCATTGCCCCTGTGGGATCACCAGGAGATGAATTTTGTAAGCAGCGCCTTCCTCAACTAAATTCCAAGGATAATAATTTTTTGACCTGTACAGAAGAAGATGGGGTGCtggtgtaccaccacgcccaggaTGTCATTTTAGAAGTCATTTACACTGACCCTGTGGCTCTTTCCCTGGGCACCGTGGCAGAAATCACTGGTCATCAGCTCATGAGTTTGTCTACTGCAAATGCAAAGAAAGACCCCAGCTGCAAAACCTGTAACATCAGTGTCGGACGCTAA
- the Phyhipl gene encoding phytanoyl-CoA hydroxylase-interacting protein-like isoform 2 (isoform 2 is encoded by transcript variant 2) yields MEELPVPHNIKINNITCDSFKISWDMDSKSKDRITHYFIDLNKKENKNSNKFKHKDVPTKLVAKAVPLPMTVRGHWFLSPRTEYTVAVQTASKQVDGDYVVSEWSEIIEFCTADYSKVHLTQLLEKADVIAGRMLKFSVFYRNQHKEYFDYVREHYGNAMQPSIKDNSGSHGSPISGKLEGIFFSCSTEFNTGKPPQDSPYGRYRFEIAAEKLFNPNTNLYFGDFYCMYTAYHYVILVIAPVGSPGDEFCKQRLPQLNSKDNNFLTCTEEDGVLVYHHAQDVILEVIYTDPVALSLGTVAEITGHQLMSLSTANAKKDPSCKTCNISVGR; encoded by the exons ATGGAAGAGCTACCTGTCCCAcataacatcaaaataaataacaTCACATGTGACTCCTTCAAGATCTCATGGGATATGGACTCCAAGTCGAAGGACCGCATCACGCACTACTTCATTGACCTCaacaagaaagagaacaagaactcGAACAAGTTTAAACACAAG gATGTTCCAACAAAATTGGTGGCCAAAGCTGTTCCTTTGCCAATGACTGTTCGTGGACACTGGTTTTTGAGCCCAAGGACTGAGTATACAGTAGCGGTACAGACTGCCTCAAAACAGGTTGATGGTGATTACGTCGTGTCTGAATGGAGTGAGATTATAGAATTCTGTACAGCAG atTACTCCAAAGTTCATCTAACACAGCTGCTGGAGAAGGCTGACGTGATTGCAGGACGCATGCTTAAGTTCTCTGTTTTCTATCGGAACCAGCACAAAGAGTATTTTGACTATGTGAG aGAACACTATGGGAATGCTATGCAGCCTTCCATCAAGGATAACAGTGGTAGCCATGGCTCACCCATCAGTGGGAAACTGGAAGGCATCTTCTTCAGCTGCAGCACTGAGTTCAATACAGGGAAGCCACCCCAGGATTCACCATATGGAAGATACAGGTTTGAGATTGCAGCAGAAAAACTTTTCAACCCCAATACTAACTTATACTTTGGGGACTTCTACTGTATGTACACGGCTTATCATTATGTGATTCTTGTCATTGCCCCTGTGGGATCACCAGGAGATGAATTTTGTAAGCAGCGCCTTCCTCAACTAAATTCCAAGGATAATAATTTTTTGACCTGTACAGAAGAAGATGGGGTGCtggtgtaccaccacgcccaggaTGTCATTTTAGAAGTCATTTACACTGACCCTGTGGCTCTTTCCCTGGGCACCGTGGCAGAAATCACTGGTCATCAGCTCATGAGTTTGTCTACTGCAAATGCAAAGAAAGACCCCAGCTGCAAAACCTGTAACATCAGTGTCGGACGCTAA